In one Nocardioides luteus genomic region, the following are encoded:
- a CDS encoding TetR/AcrR family transcriptional regulator produces the protein MTETMTRYHHGDLRAAVLRRAEEVLRESGTDALSLRGIARDLGVSHAAPSAHFRDKNALFDALAVAGFRRLAEVMNAALAVRGSLTDDLVAFASAYLDFATDNPALLSVMFARKHTETAGAEIAEAIAAAFARPTAVLTDAQARGEVVDGDPEVIGVTVLAALQGLATFVGSGFVPPEQSQEMVRDVVETLMRGLAR, from the coding sequence ATGACCGAGACGATGACCCGCTACCACCATGGCGACCTGCGTGCCGCGGTGCTCCGCCGCGCCGAGGAGGTGCTGCGCGAGTCGGGCACCGACGCGCTCTCGCTACGCGGCATCGCCCGCGATCTGGGCGTGAGCCATGCCGCGCCGAGTGCTCACTTCCGCGACAAGAACGCGCTCTTCGACGCGCTCGCGGTCGCCGGATTCCGGCGGCTGGCCGAGGTGATGAACGCCGCTCTGGCGGTTCGTGGCTCGCTGACCGACGACCTGGTGGCGTTCGCCTCGGCCTATCTCGACTTCGCCACCGACAACCCGGCACTGCTCTCGGTGATGTTCGCGCGCAAGCACACCGAGACCGCTGGCGCCGAGATCGCCGAGGCGATCGCCGCCGCCTTCGCCCGGCCCACCGCCGTGCTCACCGACGCCCAGGCCCGTGGTGAGGTCGTCGACGGTGACCCCGAGGTCATCGGGGTCACCGTCCTGGCCGCGCTCCAGGGTCTGGCCACCTTTGTCGGGTCCGGCTTCGTGCCCCCCGAGCAGTCGCAGGAGATGGTGCGCGACGTCGTCGAGACCCTGATGCGCGGACTGGCCCGTTAG
- a CDS encoding oxidoreductase, which translates to MTEQKWTSTRLPSFDGRTVIVTGATSGLGRVVATELGAKGARVVLAVRNVAAGEEVAATIGGGVEVRSLDLADLGSVRRFAEEWEGEIDVLINNAGIMMVPKRLTTDGYESQFATNHLGHFALTNLLLPHLTDRVVTVASSAHRWGGFDLDDLNWERRDYQPERAYGQSKISNLLFTLELQRRLEGTGLRAYAAHPGYSATNLQSHTGNPVKHALMALGNRIVAQSAEAGALPTLYAASQDLPPASYVGPDGLGEYRGSPTLVGRTAVASDPDLARKLWTESEKLTGFSWPL; encoded by the coding sequence ATGACCGAACAGAAGTGGACTTCCACCCGGCTGCCGTCCTTCGATGGCCGCACCGTGATCGTCACCGGCGCAACCAGCGGCTTGGGCCGCGTCGTCGCCACCGAGCTGGGCGCGAAGGGCGCCAGGGTCGTCCTGGCCGTACGCAACGTCGCCGCCGGCGAGGAGGTGGCCGCCACGATCGGTGGCGGCGTCGAGGTGCGCTCGCTCGACCTGGCTGACCTGGGCTCGGTGCGGCGCTTCGCCGAGGAGTGGGAGGGCGAGATCGACGTACTCATCAACAACGCCGGGATCATGATGGTGCCGAAGCGGCTCACGACCGACGGCTACGAGAGCCAATTCGCCACCAACCACCTGGGGCACTTCGCGCTCACCAACCTGCTGCTCCCCCACCTCACCGACCGCGTCGTGACCGTCGCCTCCTCGGCCCACCGCTGGGGTGGCTTCGACCTCGACGACCTCAACTGGGAGCGGCGCGACTACCAGCCGGAGAGGGCCTACGGGCAGTCGAAGATCTCCAACCTGCTCTTCACCCTCGAGCTGCAGCGACGCCTGGAAGGCACCGGACTCCGAGCGTACGCCGCACACCCGGGCTACTCCGCGACCAACCTGCAGAGCCACACCGGCAACCCCGTCAAGCACGCCCTCATGGCGCTCGGCAACCGGATCGTCGCCCAGTCCGCGGAGGCCGGCGCGCTCCCGACCCTGTACGCGGCCAGCCAGGACCTTCCGCCGGCAAGCTACGTCGGGCCCGACGGGCTCGGCGAGTATCGCGGCAGCCCGACCCTCGTCGGCCGCACCGCGGTGGCCTCCGACCCCGACCTCGCCCGCAAGCTGTGGACCGAGTCCGAGAAGCTCACCGGATTCTCCTGGCCACTGTGA
- a CDS encoding LOG family protein produces MKHHRGRHVDIESVAELDGHLAAGAGSLKGWRLRALDLTSRSGTLRETELAGATFLGCTFAPGDVDYAEDEGALVMPVIPEAPVDVYRSRLYTPEELYDDPVYARSLDAKAYAWLQQPLDADDELAITLHDHAIDAALEAWVRARRDEGTRIVGMMGGHALQRGEEGYATAARLAQHLASRHVVATGGGPGAMEAANLGAFLAGAPKTALEDALESLAAVPSFRPSIGAWAQVALGVRNRVEGRPARSLGIPTWHYGHEPPNVFAGAIAKYFRNATREAVLLEVCDGGIVFLPGAGGTVQEVFQDACENYYADTSAVAPMVLVGRRYWTEELPVWPLLQALARGRAMEHHVHLVDTAEEVLEVIAAGVTG; encoded by the coding sequence ATGAAGCATCACCGGGGACGCCATGTCGACATCGAGTCGGTCGCGGAGCTCGATGGGCACCTGGCGGCCGGCGCGGGCAGCCTGAAGGGATGGCGGCTGCGGGCGCTGGATCTGACCTCGCGCTCCGGCACGCTGCGTGAGACCGAGCTCGCCGGGGCGACGTTCCTCGGATGCACCTTCGCACCCGGGGACGTCGACTACGCCGAGGACGAGGGCGCGCTGGTGATGCCGGTGATCCCGGAGGCACCGGTGGACGTCTACCGCTCCCGGCTCTACACCCCCGAGGAGCTCTACGACGACCCGGTCTACGCGCGGAGCCTGGACGCGAAGGCGTACGCCTGGCTGCAGCAGCCGCTCGACGCCGACGACGAGCTCGCGATCACCCTCCACGACCACGCGATCGACGCCGCGCTCGAGGCGTGGGTGCGCGCTCGGCGGGACGAAGGGACGCGGATCGTCGGCATGATGGGCGGGCACGCGCTGCAGCGCGGCGAGGAGGGCTACGCGACCGCCGCCCGCCTGGCCCAGCACCTGGCGAGCCGCCACGTGGTCGCCACCGGCGGCGGCCCCGGGGCCATGGAGGCCGCCAATCTCGGCGCCTTCCTCGCCGGGGCACCGAAGACGGCCCTGGAGGACGCGCTCGAGTCTCTCGCCGCCGTGCCGTCGTTCCGGCCCTCGATCGGGGCCTGGGCGCAGGTGGCCCTCGGCGTACGCAACCGGGTCGAGGGCAGGCCCGCGCGGTCGCTGGGGATCCCGACGTGGCACTACGGCCACGAGCCGCCCAACGTGTTCGCCGGCGCGATCGCGAAGTACTTCCGCAACGCCACCCGCGAGGCGGTGCTCCTGGAGGTCTGCGACGGCGGGATCGTCTTCCTGCCGGGCGCCGGCGGGACGGTGCAGGAGGTCTTCCAGGACGCGTGCGAGAACTACTACGCCGACACCAGCGCGGTCGCTCCGATGGTGCTGGTCGGACGGCGCTACTGGACCGAGGAGCTGCCGGTCTGGCCGCTCCTGCAGGCACTCGCCCGGGGCCGGGCGATGGAGCACCACGTCCACCTCGTCGACACCGCCGAGGAGGTCCTCGAGGTCATCGCAGCTGGCGTGACCGGATGA
- a CDS encoding glycosyltransferase family 4 protein, with the protein MSISLDRVPMVAANSEPLRVLIVTESFLPQVNGVTNSVRRVLEHLAVDGHTVEVVAPTGPTEYAGFPVTRTRGATFWVYKDFRVGLETRRKLRAVMRRFAPDVVHVASPALLGRQAVLVAKELGIPSVAIYQTDLVGFWDKYKAVGGPQAAAMLTRQAHSAADRTLAPSSSALTQLEGLGVQRTGLWPRGVDVELFHPSRVDHDLRAQLAPNGETIVGYVGRLAQEKELHLLTALAHNPAYRVVLVGGGPQERELRQLLPEATFLGVLQGEELGAAYASLDVFVHTGSHETFCQAVQEALASGVPVVAPRSGGPLDLVAEGVTGFFYEPGSRDDLGSQVALLHNDPQLRLRMGREARKSVAHKSWGAVNAALVDHYRDVIRSRQLR; encoded by the coding sequence ATGAGCATCAGCCTCGATCGGGTCCCGATGGTCGCCGCCAACTCGGAGCCGCTCCGTGTCCTCATCGTCACGGAGTCGTTCCTGCCGCAGGTCAACGGGGTGACGAACTCCGTACGCCGCGTCCTGGAGCATCTCGCGGTCGACGGTCACACCGTCGAGGTCGTGGCCCCCACCGGGCCGACCGAGTACGCCGGGTTCCCGGTGACCCGCACCCGGGGCGCGACGTTCTGGGTCTACAAGGACTTCCGCGTCGGTCTCGAGACGCGGCGCAAGCTGCGCGCGGTGATGCGCCGGTTCGCCCCCGACGTCGTCCACGTCGCCTCGCCCGCGCTGCTCGGGCGGCAGGCGGTGCTGGTGGCCAAGGAGCTCGGCATCCCGAGCGTGGCGATCTACCAGACCGACCTGGTGGGCTTCTGGGACAAGTACAAGGCCGTCGGCGGGCCCCAGGCCGCCGCGATGCTCACCCGGCAGGCGCACTCGGCCGCCGACCGCACCCTGGCACCGAGCTCCTCGGCCCTCACCCAGCTCGAGGGCCTCGGCGTGCAGCGCACCGGCCTGTGGCCGCGCGGTGTCGACGTCGAGCTGTTCCACCCCAGCCGCGTCGACCACGACCTGCGCGCCCAGCTCGCGCCCAACGGCGAGACGATCGTCGGGTACGTCGGCCGCCTGGCCCAGGAGAAGGAGCTGCATCTGCTGACCGCGCTGGCGCACAACCCGGCGTACAGGGTCGTGCTCGTGGGCGGTGGTCCCCAGGAGCGTGAGCTGCGCCAGTTGCTCCCGGAGGCGACCTTCCTGGGCGTGCTGCAGGGGGAGGAGCTGGGGGCTGCGTACGCCTCGCTCGACGTGTTCGTGCACACCGGCTCCCACGAGACCTTCTGCCAGGCGGTCCAGGAGGCGCTCGCCTCCGGCGTCCCGGTGGTGGCGCCGCGCTCCGGCGGGCCGCTGGACCTGGTCGCCGAGGGCGTGACCGGGTTCTTCTACGAGCCCGGCAGCCGCGACGACCTCGGCTCCCAGGTCGCGCTGCTCCACAACGACCCGCAGCTGCGGCTGCGGATGGGACGCGAGGCCCGCAAGAGCGTCGCGCACAAGTCCTGGGGTGCGGTCAACGCAGCCCTCGTCGACCACTACCGCGACGTCATCCGGTCACGCCAGCTGCGATGA
- the rlmN gene encoding 23S rRNA (adenine(2503)-C(2))-methyltransferase RlmN, with protein MEGRRLPLVMAPPKGRGKPPRHLADLDLAGRQDAAKEAGLPGFRAKQLSVHYFERLVDDPAKMTDLPANQREELVNTFLPDLMAPIRQQEADKGTTRKTLWKLFDGALVESVLMRYTDRATVCISSQAGCGMACPFCATGQGGLERNMSTAEIVHQVVVAARQMASGEIPGGPGRLSNVVFMGMGEPMANYKALMGAVRRLTSPAPEGLGLSARHVTVSTVGLVPRIKQLTEEGIPVTLALSLHAPDDELRNELVPINTRFSVAETVEAAWNYARVTKRRVSIEYAMMRGINDQAWRADLLADVLNGYGDWGWVHVNLIPLNPTPGSKWTASDPADEREFVRRLEAKGISTTVRDTRGREIDGACGQLAAAE; from the coding sequence ATGGAGGGGCGTCGCCTGCCGTTGGTGATGGCGCCGCCCAAGGGTCGCGGAAAGCCGCCGCGCCACCTGGCCGACCTCGACCTGGCCGGCCGCCAGGACGCGGCGAAGGAGGCCGGGCTGCCGGGCTTCCGCGCCAAGCAGCTCTCGGTGCACTACTTCGAGCGGCTGGTCGACGACCCGGCCAAGATGACCGATCTTCCGGCAAATCAGCGCGAAGAGCTCGTCAACACGTTCCTGCCCGACCTGATGGCGCCGATCCGTCAGCAGGAGGCCGACAAGGGCACCACCCGCAAGACCCTGTGGAAGCTCTTCGACGGTGCCCTGGTCGAGTCGGTGCTGATGCGCTACACCGACCGCGCCACCGTCTGCATCTCCTCCCAGGCCGGCTGTGGCATGGCCTGCCCGTTCTGCGCCACAGGCCAGGGCGGCCTCGAGCGCAACATGTCGACCGCCGAGATCGTCCACCAGGTCGTCGTCGCGGCCCGGCAGATGGCCAGCGGCGAGATCCCCGGCGGCCCCGGCCGCCTCTCCAACGTGGTCTTCATGGGCATGGGGGAGCCGATGGCCAACTACAAGGCGCTCATGGGTGCCGTACGCCGCCTCACCTCGCCCGCGCCCGAGGGCCTCGGCCTCTCAGCCCGCCACGTGACCGTCTCGACCGTCGGCCTCGTGCCCCGGATCAAGCAGCTCACCGAGGAGGGCATCCCGGTCACCCTCGCCCTCTCGCTGCACGCCCCCGACGACGAGCTGCGCAACGAGCTGGTCCCGATCAACACCCGCTTCTCGGTCGCCGAGACCGTCGAGGCCGCCTGGAACTACGCCCGCGTCACGAAGCGCCGCGTCTCCATCGAGTACGCGATGATGCGCGGCATCAACGACCAGGCCTGGCGCGCCGACCTCCTCGCCGACGTCCTGAACGGCTACGGCGACTGGGGCTGGGTCCACGTCAACCTGATCCCGCTCAACCCGACCCCTGGCTCGAAGTGGACCGCCTCCGACCCGGCCGACGAGCGTGAGTTCGTACGCCGCCTCGAGGCCAAGGGCATCTCCACCACTGTCCGCGACACCCGCGGCCGCGAGATCGACGGCGCCTGCGGCCAGCTCGCCGCCGCCGAGTAA
- a CDS encoding histidine phosphatase family protein, producing the protein MLHLVRHGRPVQVRGVAAEHWELDPAGFDDVWALRDRLPAGAAWYSSPEPKAQQTAQLLTDGEVGVVDALREHRRGAAWVDDFDATVERAFPEPTVPAYDGWEPLEECWARVTKAVSGILSAHAGEDVVLVGHGTAWTLVASELTGAAPDLARWRDLGLPDVITVDA; encoded by the coding sequence ATGCTCCATCTCGTACGCCACGGCCGACCCGTCCAGGTCCGCGGCGTCGCCGCGGAGCACTGGGAGCTCGACCCGGCCGGGTTCGACGACGTCTGGGCCCTGCGTGACCGCCTCCCGGCCGGTGCCGCGTGGTACTCCTCGCCCGAGCCCAAGGCGCAACAGACCGCCCAGCTGCTCACCGATGGTGAGGTCGGCGTGGTCGACGCGCTGCGTGAGCACCGCCGTGGTGCGGCCTGGGTCGATGACTTCGACGCCACGGTCGAGCGTGCCTTCCCGGAGCCGACCGTGCCTGCGTACGACGGCTGGGAGCCGCTCGAGGAGTGTTGGGCCCGCGTGACCAAAGCCGTGTCCGGGATCCTCTCGGCCCACGCCGGCGAGGACGTCGTGCTCGTCGGTCACGGCACCGCATGGACTCTCGTGGCGAGCGAGCTCACCGGCGCGGCCCCGGATCTCGCCCGGTGGCGAGACCTCGGCCTCCCCGACGTGATCACCGTCGACGCCTGA
- a CDS encoding phosphatidate cytidylyltransferase, whose protein sequence is MKESLVSQTPPSPSASEPPKKDYGRAGRNLPAAIGSAVVLLVAIALSLMFVKTAFMLIVVAAVVAATWELHRGLMAKDMDVPEQPLMIGGTVMVLVAYFLGADALVTATAVTALVIMLWVLRRGVDGYVRTSAAAVLTLFYLPFLGSFVALMLGEGGGWTSGGLSDDGVRGIIVWVLLTIMSDIGGYVAGVLFGRHPMAPVISPKKSWEGFIGSVVFTVATGVGLVVWLLDGSWWVGVALGVVACVMAVLGDLVESVIKRDLGIKDMSQIIPGHGGLMDRLDSLLATVAPVWLILHYAVF, encoded by the coding sequence ATGAAGGAATCCCTTGTGAGCCAGACGCCGCCGTCGCCGTCAGCTTCCGAGCCACCGAAGAAGGACTACGGCCGCGCCGGCCGCAACCTGCCCGCGGCGATCGGCTCCGCCGTCGTCCTGCTGGTGGCCATCGCGCTCAGCCTGATGTTCGTGAAGACGGCGTTCATGCTGATCGTCGTCGCCGCGGTCGTGGCCGCGACCTGGGAGCTCCACCGAGGCCTGATGGCCAAGGACATGGACGTTCCCGAGCAGCCGCTGATGATCGGCGGCACGGTGATGGTCCTGGTCGCCTACTTCCTGGGTGCCGACGCGCTGGTCACGGCCACGGCGGTCACCGCCCTGGTGATCATGCTGTGGGTGCTGCGTCGTGGGGTCGACGGCTACGTGCGTACGTCGGCGGCAGCCGTCCTCACCCTGTTCTACCTGCCGTTCCTGGGATCCTTCGTCGCCCTCATGCTCGGCGAGGGCGGCGGCTGGACCTCGGGCGGCCTCTCGGACGACGGCGTACGCGGCATCATCGTCTGGGTCCTGCTCACGATCATGTCCGACATCGGTGGCTACGTCGCCGGGGTCCTCTTCGGCAGGCACCCGATGGCGCCGGTGATCTCCCCGAAGAAGTCCTGGGAGGGCTTCATCGGCTCGGTGGTCTTCACCGTCGCGACCGGCGTCGGCCTGGTCGTGTGGCTGCTCGACGGGTCCTGGTGGGTCGGTGTCGCGCTCGGCGTGGTCGCCTGCGTGATGGCCGTCCTCGGCGACCTGGTCGAGTCGGTGATCAAGCGCGACCTCGGCATCAAGGACATGAGCCAGATCATCCCCGGCCACGGCGGCCTGATGGACCGCCTCGACTCGCTCCTGGCGACCGTCGCCCCGGTCTGGCTGATCCTCCACTACGCGGTTTTCTGA
- the frr gene encoding ribosome recycling factor, giving the protein MNDILNEADSKMAKSVDSTREDFATIRAGRATPQMFNKILVDYYGTPTPIQQLASFTSPEPRIINIAPFDIGAMANVEKAIRDSDLGVNPSNDGKILRAVFPELTEERRKEYIKLAKEKAEQGRVSVRQVRQKAKQGLEKLEKDGEASKDDVTGAEKRLDSLTKKHTDAIDDLLKSKEAELLEV; this is encoded by the coding sequence ATCAACGACATCCTCAACGAGGCCGACAGCAAGATGGCGAAGTCGGTGGACTCAACGCGTGAGGACTTCGCCACCATCCGCGCCGGCCGGGCCACCCCGCAGATGTTCAACAAGATCCTGGTCGACTACTACGGCACCCCGACGCCGATCCAGCAGCTCGCCTCCTTCACCAGCCCCGAGCCGCGGATCATCAACATCGCCCCGTTCGACATCGGCGCGATGGCCAACGTCGAGAAGGCGATCCGCGACTCCGACCTCGGCGTCAACCCGTCCAACGACGGCAAGATCCTGCGCGCGGTCTTCCCCGAGCTGACCGAGGAGCGCCGCAAGGAATACATCAAGCTCGCCAAGGAGAAGGCCGAGCAGGGTCGCGTCTCGGTGCGCCAGGTGCGCCAGAAGGCCAAGCAGGGTCTGGAGAAGCTGGAGAAGGACGGCGAGGCGAGCAAGGACGACGTCACCGGCGCCGAGAAGCGCCTCGACAGCCTCACCAAGAAGCACACCGACGCGATCGACGATCTGCTCAAGTCCAAGGAAGCCGAGCTGCTCGAGGTCTGA
- the pyrH gene encoding UMP kinase → MTRYQRILIKLSGENFGGGEVGVDPIVVASIAKEIAAVAASGVQIAIVVGGGNFFRGAELQQAGMDRSRADYMGMLGTVMNCLALQDFLEKEGVDTRVQTAITMGQVAEPYIPRKAMRHLEKGRVVIFGAGSGMPFFSTDTVAAQRALEVHAEVVLMAKNGVDGIYTADPKKDPTATKYDELTFGEALQKQLKIADATAFALCMENKMPIVVYGAEDEGAIYRIVQGEKIGTLVTAG, encoded by the coding sequence ATGACCCGCTACCAGCGCATCCTGATCAAGCTGTCCGGAGAGAACTTCGGCGGTGGCGAGGTCGGCGTCGACCCCATCGTGGTCGCCTCGATCGCCAAGGAGATCGCCGCCGTCGCCGCCTCCGGCGTGCAGATCGCGATCGTCGTCGGTGGCGGCAACTTCTTCCGCGGCGCCGAGCTGCAGCAGGCCGGCATGGACCGGTCCCGCGCCGACTACATGGGCATGCTCGGCACGGTCATGAACTGCCTCGCGCTGCAGGACTTCCTCGAGAAGGAGGGCGTCGACACCCGGGTGCAGACCGCGATCACGATGGGCCAGGTCGCCGAGCCCTACATCCCGCGCAAGGCCATGCGCCACCTCGAGAAGGGTCGGGTCGTGATCTTCGGCGCCGGCTCCGGGATGCCCTTCTTCTCCACCGACACCGTCGCCGCCCAGCGGGCCCTGGAGGTCCACGCCGAGGTCGTCCTGATGGCCAAGAACGGCGTCGACGGCATCTACACCGCCGACCCGAAGAAGGACCCGACGGCGACGAAGTACGATGAGCTCACCTTCGGCGAGGCGCTGCAGAAGCAGCTCAAGATCGCCGACGCCACCGCGTTCGCCCTCTGCATGGAGAACAAGATGCCGATCGTGGTCTACGGCGCGGAGGACGAGGGCGCGATCTACCGCATCGTCCAGGGTGAGAAGATCGGTACGCTCGTCACCGCCGGCTGA
- the tsf gene encoding translation elongation factor Ts: MAYTAADVKKLRELTQAGMMDCKKALDEADGNFDKAVEILRVKGTAKAAARAAERTTSAGLVAASGNALVSLLSETDFVAKNEGFVAAAQQIADAANANKINDLEALKAVSLGDKTVGETVEELARTIGEKIELGQVAYFEGETTVYLHKKASDLPPSLGVLVAYEGDEAAAKQAAQQAAALKAQYLTSDEVPADVVEAEKDVLTKKTLEEGKPEAAVAKIVEGRIKAFFKEIVLLDQESVFESKKSVKQVLDAANTQVKQFARFDVGA; this comes from the coding sequence ATGGCTTACACCGCTGCCGACGTCAAGAAGCTCCGTGAGCTGACCCAGGCCGGCATGATGGACTGCAAGAAGGCGCTCGACGAGGCTGACGGCAACTTCGACAAGGCTGTCGAGATCCTTCGCGTCAAGGGCACGGCCAAGGCCGCCGCCCGCGCCGCGGAGCGCACCACCTCGGCCGGCCTCGTCGCCGCCTCGGGCAACGCGCTGGTCAGCCTCCTCTCGGAGACCGACTTCGTCGCCAAGAACGAGGGCTTCGTCGCTGCTGCTCAGCAGATCGCCGACGCCGCCAACGCCAACAAGATCAACGACCTCGAGGCCCTCAAGGCCGTCTCGCTCGGCGACAAGACCGTCGGTGAGACCGTCGAGGAGCTCGCCCGCACCATCGGCGAGAAGATCGAGCTCGGCCAGGTCGCCTACTTCGAGGGTGAGACCACGGTCTACCTGCACAAGAAGGCCTCCGACCTGCCGCCGAGCCTCGGCGTCCTGGTCGCCTACGAGGGCGACGAGGCGGCTGCCAAGCAGGCCGCCCAGCAGGCTGCCGCGCTCAAGGCGCAGTACCTCACCTCCGACGAGGTCCCGGCCGACGTGGTCGAGGCCGAGAAGGACGTCCTCACCAAGAAGACGCTTGAGGAGGGCAAGCCCGAGGCTGCCGTCGCCAAGATCGTCGAGGGTCGGATCAAGGCGTTCTTCAAGGAGATCGTCCTGCTCGACCAGGAGTCGGTCTTCGAGTCGAAGAAGTCCGTCAAGCAGGTCCTCGACGCCGCCAACACGCAGGTGAAGCAGTTCGCCCGCTTCGACGTCGGCGCCTGA
- the rpsB gene encoding 30S ribosomal protein S2 — protein sequence MAVVTMRQLLESGVHFGHQTRRWNPKMKRFILTDRNGIYIIDLQQSLAYIDRSYAFIKETVAKGGTIMFVGTKKQAQEAIAEQATRVGMPYVNQRWLGGMLTNFQTVHQRINRLKELDEVNFDDVAGSGRTKKELLQMKRERDKLEKTLGGIREMGRTPSAVWIVDTKKEHLAVEEARKLRIPIVGILDTNCDPDEVDFPIPGNDDAIRAVGLLTRVVADAVAEGLIARSGGKTEGTEGATAEEPLAEWERELLATPAAEEAKVEETPAAEAAEETPAETPEAPAEA from the coding sequence ATGGCAGTCGTGACCATGCGCCAGCTCCTCGAGAGCGGCGTCCACTTCGGACACCAGACCCGTCGCTGGAACCCGAAGATGAAGCGGTTCATCCTCACGGACCGCAACGGCATCTACATCATCGACCTGCAGCAGTCGCTGGCCTACATCGACCGCAGCTACGCCTTCATCAAGGAGACCGTGGCCAAGGGCGGCACGATCATGTTCGTGGGCACCAAGAAGCAGGCCCAGGAGGCCATCGCCGAGCAGGCGACGCGCGTCGGGATGCCCTACGTCAACCAGCGCTGGCTGGGCGGCATGCTCACCAACTTCCAGACCGTGCACCAGCGGATCAACCGCCTCAAGGAGCTCGACGAGGTCAACTTCGACGACGTCGCCGGCTCGGGCCGCACGAAGAAGGAGCTCCTGCAGATGAAGCGGGAGCGCGACAAGCTCGAGAAGACCCTGGGCGGCATCCGCGAGATGGGTCGCACCCCGTCCGCCGTGTGGATCGTCGACACCAAGAAGGAGCACCTCGCCGTCGAGGAGGCGCGCAAGCTCCGGATCCCGATCGTCGGCATCCTGGACACCAACTGCGACCCCGACGAGGTCGACTTCCCGATCCCGGGCAACGACGACGCCATCCGCGCGGTCGGCCTGCTGACCCGCGTGGTCGCCGACGCCGTCGCCGAGGGCCTCATCGCCCGCTCCGGTGGCAAGACCGAGGGCACCGAGGGCGCCACCGCCGAGGAGCCCCTGGCCGAGTGGGAGCGCGAGCTTCTCGCGACCCCGGCCGCCGAGGAGGCCAAGGTCGAGGAGACCCCGGCTGCCGAGGCCGCCGAGGAGACCCCCGCCGAGACCCCCGAGGCCCCGGCCGAGGCCTGA
- a CDS encoding peptidoglycan DD-metalloendopeptidase family protein, which produces MTSFCLSDRARALVAALFLVVLIAPADPALASPRAEVAPSGASLGGAGGLDEGPSPVGGPDEVPQGEWPLAPRPEVVRRFDPPDAPWGAGHRGVDLAGSPGAVVRSAMAGTVGFVGVIAGKPVVSVDHGATRTTYEPVVATVAEGDPVAAGAPLGRLGIAGSHCFPAACLHWGWIRNADDVYLDPLLLVDAPRPVRLLPLWRGDPVR; this is translated from the coding sequence ATGACCTCGTTCTGCCTCTCCGACCGGGCCCGCGCCCTCGTCGCGGCCCTGTTCCTCGTCGTCCTCATCGCCCCAGCAGACCCAGCCCTCGCATCGCCACGTGCCGAGGTGGCGCCGTCCGGCGCCTCGCTGGGTGGGGCTGGGGGTCTCGACGAGGGTCCGAGTCCGGTCGGAGGCCCTGACGAGGTCCCTCAGGGCGAATGGCCGCTGGCTCCCCGGCCGGAGGTGGTCCGTCGCTTCGACCCGCCGGACGCTCCGTGGGGTGCCGGGCATCGCGGCGTGGACCTGGCCGGCTCCCCCGGCGCGGTCGTTCGCTCCGCGATGGCCGGGACCGTCGGGTTCGTCGGGGTGATCGCGGGCAAGCCGGTCGTGAGCGTCGACCACGGCGCCACCCGGACCACCTATGAGCCGGTGGTCGCGACCGTCGCCGAAGGTGACCCGGTCGCGGCCGGTGCTCCTCTCGGCCGGCTCGGCATCGCCGGCTCCCACTGCTTCCCCGCCGCCTGTCTGCACTGGGGCTGGATCCGCAACGCCGACGACGTCTACCTCGACCCGCTGCTGCTCGTCGACGCACCACGTCCGGTCAGGCTCCTCCCCCTCTGGCGCGGCGACCCGGTCCGGTAG